A genome region from Arthrobacter agilis includes the following:
- a CDS encoding serpin family protein encodes MKHRRTDAVQTRRDATASAAVGVPTARGSSGPDRQRAPAARAAVERGLHPEAEAAVRRASLRLGAALTAARNADQVTSPLGALYALSMLRAGAGTTTAKELDTVLGLTDEHHAAMNALLASVQQFDGDPGAVDEDDPPRTPLLHLAGAVFVPAGGTTGEAFLEVLARQYGAGVHPVDFADPSTAARVDDWVSAETGGRITKAPLQPGPATTLSLLTAVYFAAAWDEPFDAVATGDRPFTLSGGPTVDVPTMHSSPTVRYARGKGWSGIDLPYGEGFFLRLVLPAEGSAPAWDEQQLAGIADVLDAAAPVPVDLALPTWSHGSTQDLMGVLGALGLAETVGPGADFRAIQPGTTLSGGAQTADITVAEKGTIAAAVTQFAMVTSAPVPPELSIAFDRPFGYQVVHEETGLPVIMGTVADPRAARRPAGRAGS; translated from the coding sequence ATGAAGCATCGACGCACGGACGCTGTGCAGACGCGACGGGACGCTACGGCGAGCGCGGCGGTCGGAGTGCCCACCGCCCGCGGGTCGAGCGGACCGGACCGGCAGCGGGCTCCCGCGGCGCGTGCTGCCGTCGAACGGGGCCTGCACCCGGAGGCCGAGGCGGCCGTGCGGCGAGCCTCCCTCCGACTCGGCGCGGCCCTCACCGCGGCGCGGAACGCCGACCAGGTGACCAGCCCCCTCGGCGCGCTGTACGCCCTCTCGATGCTCCGGGCCGGCGCCGGGACGACGACGGCGAAGGAGCTGGACACCGTGCTCGGCCTCACGGACGAGCACCACGCGGCGATGAACGCGCTGCTGGCGAGCGTGCAGCAGTTCGACGGCGACCCCGGTGCGGTGGACGAGGACGATCCGCCCCGCACCCCGCTGCTGCACCTGGCCGGCGCCGTGTTCGTCCCGGCGGGAGGCACCACCGGCGAAGCCTTCCTCGAGGTCCTGGCACGGCAGTACGGCGCGGGCGTCCATCCTGTCGACTTCGCGGACCCTTCGACAGCGGCTCGTGTCGACGACTGGGTCTCGGCGGAGACCGGCGGCCGCATCACGAAGGCGCCCCTGCAGCCGGGCCCTGCCACCACGCTCTCACTGCTCACCGCCGTGTACTTCGCCGCGGCCTGGGACGAGCCGTTCGATGCCGTCGCCACAGGGGACCGTCCGTTCACCCTGTCCGGCGGTCCGACGGTCGACGTCCCGACCATGCATTCCTCGCCGACGGTGCGGTACGCCCGCGGGAAGGGCTGGAGCGGCATCGACCTGCCGTACGGCGAGGGTTTCTTCCTGCGGCTCGTCCTTCCGGCCGAAGGGTCCGCCCCCGCCTGGGACGAGCAGCAGCTCGCGGGGATCGCGGACGTTCTCGACGCCGCCGCGCCCGTCCCCGTCGATCTCGCGCTCCCGACGTGGAGCCACGGGTCCACCCAGGATCTGATGGGTGTCCTCGGCGCCCTGGGACTGGCGGAGACCGTCGGTCCCGGTGCCGATTTCAGGGCCATCCAGCCCGGGACCACGCTCTCGGGAGGGGCGCAGACGGCCGACATCACCGTGGCGGAGAAGGGGACGATCGCCGCAGCGGTGACGCAGTTCGCGATGGTGACGAGCGCGCCGGTCCCGCCGGAGCTCAGCATCGCCTTCGACCGGCCCTTCGGCTACCAGGTCGTCCACGAGGAGACCGGCCTGCCGGTCATCATGGGGACCGTCGCCGACCCGCGAGCCGCACGCCGGCCGGCGGGACGCGCCGGGAGCTAG
- a CDS encoding acyl-CoA carboxylase subunit epsilon, with amino-acid sequence MSGVEDGRDDAAPAGSPAGPDAASDAVPAGAPAVLSVVSGRPTAEELAALTAVVVALQGTDAADDAPDHGRSWVRRALLRLGPTPGPGSWRRSVR; translated from the coding sequence GTGAGCGGCGTGGAGGACGGGCGCGACGACGCCGCCCCTGCCGGTAGTCCTGCCGGACCCGACGCGGCCTCCGACGCGGTGCCCGCCGGGGCCCCGGCCGTCCTGTCGGTCGTGTCCGGGCGGCCGACGGCGGAGGAGCTCGCGGCACTCACCGCCGTCGTCGTCGCCCTGCAGGGGACGGACGCGGCCGACGACGCCCCGGACCACGGCAGATCCTGGGTACGACGCGCTCTGCTGCGCCTGGGCCCCACCCCGGGGCCCGGGTCCTGGCGGCGCAGCGTCCGCTAG
- a CDS encoding acyl-CoA carboxylase subunit beta, translated as MQPDLTTTAGKLADFRRRKALSEQPSGPEAIEKQHARGKNTARERIDLLVDEGSFVEFDALAVHRSTAFGMERKKPLGDGVVSGYATVDGRLVALYSQDFTVYGGSLSQVNGEKIVKVQEFALRNGCPVIGINDGGGARIQEGVASLAMFADIFRNNVHASGVVPQISLIMGPCAGGAAYSPALTDFVVMVDKTSHMFITGPDVIKTVTGEDVDMETLGGARQHNTTTGTSAYLAADEADAIGFVRELLDFLPSNNLAEAPLTAFVEEPEVTDDDLALDELIPDAANQPYDMHAVIAAIVDDGHFLEMQSLYAPNVVTGYARVEGHTIGIVANQPLQFAGTLDINASEKAARFVRHCDAFNIPILTLVDVPGFLPGKDQEFQGIIRRGAKLLYAYAEATVPKLTVITRKAYGGAYIVMGSKKLGADLNLAWPTAQIGVMGAQGAVNILYRGHLKAVAEAGGDVEEARADVVQQYEEELLNPYQAAELGYVDAVIAPSETRLQIVRGLRALRDKRASNPVKKHGNIPL; from the coding sequence CTGCAGCCCGACCTCACGACGACGGCCGGGAAGCTCGCTGACTTCCGGAGGCGCAAGGCGCTCTCGGAGCAGCCCTCCGGTCCCGAGGCGATCGAGAAGCAGCACGCCCGCGGCAAGAACACCGCCCGGGAGCGCATCGACCTGCTCGTGGACGAGGGCTCCTTCGTGGAGTTCGACGCCCTCGCCGTGCACCGTTCCACCGCGTTCGGCATGGAGCGGAAAAAGCCGCTGGGAGACGGCGTCGTGTCCGGGTACGCCACCGTGGACGGCCGGCTGGTCGCCCTCTACAGCCAGGACTTCACCGTCTACGGCGGCTCGCTGAGCCAGGTCAACGGCGAGAAGATCGTGAAGGTACAGGAGTTCGCGCTGCGCAACGGCTGCCCGGTGATCGGCATCAACGACGGCGGCGGCGCGCGCATCCAGGAAGGCGTGGCGTCGCTGGCGATGTTCGCGGACATCTTCCGGAACAACGTGCACGCCTCGGGCGTGGTCCCCCAGATCTCCCTCATCATGGGCCCGTGCGCCGGCGGCGCGGCCTACTCCCCCGCCCTGACCGACTTCGTGGTCATGGTGGACAAGACCTCGCACATGTTCATCACGGGCCCCGACGTCATCAAGACGGTGACCGGCGAGGACGTGGACATGGAGACCCTCGGCGGGGCACGGCAGCACAATACGACGACGGGCACGTCCGCCTACCTCGCGGCGGACGAAGCCGACGCCATCGGGTTCGTGCGTGAACTCCTCGACTTCCTGCCGTCCAACAACCTCGCGGAGGCCCCGCTCACGGCCTTCGTGGAGGAGCCCGAGGTGACGGACGACGACCTCGCGCTCGACGAGCTGATCCCCGACGCCGCGAACCAGCCGTACGACATGCACGCCGTCATCGCGGCGATCGTGGACGACGGCCACTTCCTCGAGATGCAGTCCCTGTACGCGCCGAACGTCGTCACCGGCTACGCCCGGGTCGAGGGGCACACCATCGGGATCGTGGCCAACCAGCCCCTGCAGTTCGCGGGGACGCTGGACATCAATGCGTCGGAGAAGGCGGCCCGGTTCGTCCGCCACTGCGACGCCTTCAACATCCCCATCCTGACCCTCGTGGACGTGCCCGGGTTCCTTCCCGGGAAGGACCAGGAGTTCCAGGGCATCATCCGCCGCGGCGCCAAGCTCCTCTACGCCTACGCCGAGGCCACGGTGCCGAAGCTGACGGTGATCACCCGCAAGGCGTACGGCGGCGCGTACATCGTCATGGGGTCCAAGAAGCTCGGCGCGGACCTCAACCTCGCGTGGCCCACGGCGCAGATCGGCGTCATGGGCGCCCAGGGAGCGGTCAACATCCTCTACCGCGGGCACCTCAAGGCCGTCGCGGAGGCCGGCGGGGACGTCGAGGAGGCGCGTGCCGACGTCGTGCAGCAGTACGAGGAGGAGCTGCTGAACCCGTACCAGGCAGCAGAACTCGGCTACGTCGACGCCGTCATCGCCCCGTCGGAGACGCGCCTGCAGATCGTGCGCGGGCTCCGCGCGCTCCGGGACAAGCGGGCCTCGAACCCGGTCAAGAAGCACGGGAACATCCCGCTGTGA
- a CDS encoding SDR family oxidoreductase: MTARNEAPLSQAARTGRTAGATLAGRTIIMSGGSRGIGLAIALRAARDGANVALMAKTGEPHPRLEGTVYTAAEQIEAAGGRALPLVGDVRNDDDVRAAVDAAVSTFGGIDIVVNNASAIDLSKTPDVDMKRYDLMADINVRGTFMLSKFSLAALAKSPNPHILTLSPPLNLAPRWAAMHLAYTMAKYGMSLTTLGLAEELKGDGVAVNSLWPATLIDTAAIRNMPGGGRMVQAARSPEIVADAAHAILVRVASSCTGNFYTDEQVLREEGITDLAGYSLGATEDQLVPDIFL, from the coding sequence ATGACCGCACGCAACGAAGCCCCGTTATCCCAGGCGGCGAGGACCGGCAGGACGGCCGGCGCCACGCTCGCCGGACGCACCATCATCATGTCCGGCGGCAGCCGCGGCATCGGCCTGGCCATCGCGCTGCGGGCGGCCCGTGACGGCGCGAACGTGGCCCTGATGGCCAAGACCGGCGAACCGCACCCCAGGCTCGAGGGCACCGTCTACACCGCGGCCGAGCAGATCGAGGCCGCGGGTGGACGCGCCCTGCCCCTCGTCGGGGACGTGCGGAACGACGACGACGTCCGCGCCGCGGTGGACGCCGCGGTCAGCACCTTCGGCGGTATCGACATCGTGGTCAACAACGCCTCGGCCATCGACCTGTCGAAGACCCCCGACGTCGACATGAAGCGCTACGACCTCATGGCGGACATCAACGTCCGGGGCACCTTCATGCTGAGCAAGTTCTCGCTGGCCGCACTCGCGAAATCCCCCAATCCGCACATCCTGACCCTCTCCCCGCCCCTGAACCTCGCCCCCCGCTGGGCCGCGATGCACCTGGCCTACACGATGGCGAAGTACGGCATGAGCCTGACCACCCTCGGACTCGCGGAGGAGCTGAAGGGCGACGGGGTGGCCGTGAACTCGCTCTGGCCCGCGACCCTCATCGACACCGCGGCCATCCGCAACATGCCCGGCGGAGGCCGGATGGTGCAGGCCGCCCGCAGCCCCGAGATCGTCGCCGACGCCGCCCACGCCATCCTGGTCCGCGTCGCCAGCAGCTGCACCGGGAACTTCTACACCGACGAGCAGGTGCTGCGCGAGGAAGGCATCACCGACCTCGCCGGCTACAGCCTCGGCGCCACCGAGGACCAGCTCGTCCCGGACATCTTCCTCTGA
- a CDS encoding biotin--[acetyl-CoA-carboxylase] ligase yields MSSRYSNLERPGLNLGALRTALCMPAGPFSRLDVVPRTGSTNTDLVEHAQREAAGWPDLSVLAAEVQTAGRGRLGRTWVAPERSSLFVSVLLRPFNRHGRPVPTTAYSWFSLLAALALAESVEDRTEIAPQLKWPNDVTVDGRKLAGVLAQFVPGAGAEPPAVVVGVGLNVSLTDDELPVPTATSLLLEYAGTTDRNILLKSFLRTFADSYRAFCDVDGDAEAAWADGPSLHARIGARMATLGQDVRAELPGGGLLTGRALALDAHGALIVRDDDGERHTVSAGEVVHLRPQA; encoded by the coding sequence ATGTCCTCCCGCTACTCCAATCTCGAGCGCCCGGGCCTGAACCTCGGCGCGCTGAGGACAGCGCTGTGCATGCCGGCGGGCCCGTTCTCCCGCCTCGACGTCGTACCCCGCACAGGGTCCACGAACACGGACCTCGTGGAGCACGCCCAGCGCGAGGCGGCGGGCTGGCCGGACCTCAGCGTCCTCGCGGCCGAGGTGCAGACCGCCGGCCGCGGGCGCCTGGGCCGCACCTGGGTGGCTCCCGAACGGTCGTCGCTGTTCGTGAGCGTGCTCCTGCGGCCCTTCAACCGGCACGGCAGGCCCGTGCCCACCACCGCCTACTCCTGGTTCTCCCTGCTCGCCGCCCTGGCGCTCGCGGAGAGCGTCGAGGACCGCACCGAGATCGCCCCGCAGCTCAAGTGGCCCAACGACGTCACGGTGGACGGCCGGAAGCTGGCCGGCGTCCTCGCGCAGTTCGTGCCCGGCGCCGGCGCCGAACCGCCCGCCGTCGTCGTCGGGGTGGGGCTCAACGTCAGCCTCACCGACGACGAGCTCCCCGTCCCCACCGCGACGAGCCTGCTCCTCGAGTACGCCGGCACCACGGACCGCAACATCCTCCTCAAGTCCTTCCTCCGCACGTTCGCCGACTCCTACCGCGCCTTCTGCGACGTGGACGGCGACGCCGAGGCCGCCTGGGCCGACGGGCCGTCCCTCCACGCGCGGATCGGCGCCCGCATGGCGACCCTCGGCCAGGACGTCCGGGCCGAACTCCCCGGGGGCGGCCTGCTCACCGGGCGCGCCCTGGCCCTGGACGCGCACGGCGCGCTGATCGTGCGCGACGACGACGGCGAACGCCACACCGTCTCGGCGGGCGAGGTCGTGCACCTCCGCCCGCAGGCGTAG
- a CDS encoding PH domain-containing protein has translation MRIRLLPGERVLVRTRPNPLPLVGPVVAGFVLLGAGGFGLGYLTGRPLPGLADWQPVLALAALAVVVLLLVRITVRPLIRWSGNRYVLTSMRLIHRRGATRRTEHQINLSAISQLQTEQGLLQRLVRSGTLVVDLGFDRTHAYPDVPQVATVKEYVVQAIGELPLTRMFDGVDMEIDPQYAHGGTPGVQQEWARQDTGQQEWGQQQWRGEQA, from the coding sequence GTGCGGATCAGGCTGCTCCCCGGGGAGCGCGTCCTCGTGCGCACCCGGCCCAACCCGCTGCCCCTCGTCGGCCCGGTCGTCGCGGGCTTCGTCCTCCTCGGCGCCGGCGGGTTCGGCCTCGGCTACCTGACCGGCCGCCCCCTGCCGGGACTCGCAGACTGGCAGCCGGTCCTCGCGCTCGCGGCGCTCGCCGTCGTCGTGCTCCTGCTGGTCCGCATCACGGTGCGGCCGCTGATCCGCTGGTCCGGCAACCGCTACGTGCTCACGAGCATGCGGCTCATCCACCGGCGCGGAGCCACCCGGCGCACCGAACACCAGATCAACCTCTCCGCCATCTCCCAGCTGCAGACGGAGCAGGGCCTCCTGCAGCGGCTGGTGCGCAGCGGCACCCTCGTCGTGGACCTCGGCTTCGACCGCACCCATGCCTATCCGGACGTGCCGCAGGTCGCCACGGTCAAGGAGTACGTGGTCCAGGCGATCGGTGAGCTCCCGCTGACCCGCATGTTCGATGGTGTAGACATGGAGATCGACCCGCAGTACGCCCACGGCGGCACGCCGGGCGTGCAGCAGGAGTGGGCACGGCAGGACACGGGGCAGCAGGAATGGGGACAGCAGCAGTGGAGGGGCGAGCAAGCGTGA
- a CDS encoding adenylate/guanylate cyclase domain-containing protein, with translation MTVEDRDESMPPAAGPPPGAGAAGETPAAGSPKTVWQLQSDMATDPGNDPAAPPEIPRELDRETIRRLERELLGAERTLKRRDIAAGAGVSLLSARKLWRAMGFPNIGDDDIAFTEKDLDALTTIIDLVRQEQLTEDAAISITRAVGQMTDRMVVWQIEAIVEEMVAQRGLTDADARKTLVTELPDLIDPLEKTLVYAWRRQMNAAVQRLALRAESGLRSSEAGRDGDEQDAPLPLARAVGFADLVSYTSLSRQMNERTLAQLVQRFENKSAEIISVGGGRLVKTIGDEVLYIAESPEAGAEISLALAKAFSEDEFLPSARCSLVWGRVLSRLGDIYGPTVNLAARLTALAEPGEVLVDSGTAATLTQNEKFVLTPHEPRQVRGFGEVRPVTLARGTGTGIILD, from the coding sequence GTGACAGTCGAGGACCGCGACGAGTCCATGCCGCCGGCCGCCGGGCCTCCACCGGGCGCGGGTGCCGCCGGTGAAACCCCCGCTGCCGGCTCCCCGAAGACCGTGTGGCAGCTGCAGTCCGACATGGCGACGGACCCCGGGAACGATCCGGCGGCGCCACCGGAGATCCCGCGCGAACTGGACCGCGAGACCATCCGCCGGCTCGAACGCGAACTCCTCGGAGCGGAGCGCACCCTCAAGCGCCGCGACATCGCCGCGGGCGCCGGCGTGTCCCTGCTGTCCGCGCGCAAGCTGTGGCGGGCCATGGGGTTCCCCAACATCGGGGACGACGACATCGCCTTCACCGAGAAGGACCTCGATGCGCTCACCACGATCATCGACCTCGTGCGCCAGGAGCAGCTCACCGAGGACGCCGCCATCTCGATCACCCGCGCCGTGGGACAGATGACGGACCGCATGGTCGTGTGGCAGATCGAGGCGATCGTCGAGGAGATGGTGGCGCAGCGCGGACTGACGGACGCCGACGCGCGGAAGACGCTCGTCACCGAACTCCCGGACCTCATCGACCCCCTCGAGAAGACGCTGGTGTACGCGTGGCGCCGCCAGATGAACGCGGCCGTCCAGCGGCTCGCGCTGCGCGCCGAATCGGGCCTGCGCTCCAGCGAGGCGGGCCGCGACGGCGACGAGCAGGACGCGCCGCTGCCGCTCGCCCGCGCCGTGGGCTTCGCCGACCTCGTCTCCTACACGAGCCTGTCGCGGCAGATGAACGAGCGCACGCTCGCCCAGCTCGTGCAGCGGTTCGAGAACAAGAGCGCGGAGATCATCTCGGTCGGCGGGGGACGGCTGGTGAAGACCATCGGTGACGAGGTGCTCTACATCGCGGAATCACCGGAGGCCGGGGCGGAGATCTCCCTGGCCCTCGCCAAGGCGTTCTCCGAGGACGAGTTCCTGCCCTCGGCCCGCTGCTCGCTCGTCTGGGGGCGCGTGCTGTCCCGGCTCGGTGACATCTACGGACCCACGGTGAACCTCGCCGCACGCCTCACGGCGCTCGCCGAGCCGGGCGAGGTGCTCGTGGACTCCGGCACGGCCGCGACGCTGACGCAGAACGAGAAGTTCGTCCTCACGCCGCACGAGCCGCGCCAGGTCCGCGGCTTCGGCGAGGTGCGCCCGGTGACCCTGGCCCGGGGGACGGGCACGGGGATCATCCTCGACTGA